A section of the Parasteatoda tepidariorum isolate YZ-2023 chromosome 6, CAS_Ptep_4.0, whole genome shotgun sequence genome encodes:
- the LOC107455270 gene encoding KICSTOR complex protein ITFG2 has protein sequence MRAVSFVSRLEFIFKGNVSKNAVCLGDVDNDTNSELAVGNLQGDLAVFKKEHKFPWAEAHDLGMVMVVIIGDILNIGKNFTICISGEGLCTLFEIKNEYNELERRSLLPFYSQKLPANTKVALLTDVDNDGELELILGLTDHVLRTYRWVKLGQGPNDLSGKLVGLHKLELADQIGSISLNPSNNGSPFILVAQSGGTYMHFQCLLENDEIDENGPDSLKLTTPVHHALASSRMRNPNISSEILGGICGVRNGKPTDSLIAVATLDGTLMLVDGDEILWSFQVDHQLFAITKLDLIGNGEEGVIACAWDGQTYMVNQEKQSVRFQFDEPVSAFTSGKYSVSSGSSVPAIVYATFSDRVFLYSDIQLPSFSICNFLETMEKQPDSSDLLTQFPINREDKRHLRSLFSYCLYDFPNSNNEEELKDIES, from the exons ATGCGTGCAGTATCTTTTGTATCTcgtttagaatttatatttaagggAAATGTCTCCAAAAATGCGGTTTGTCTGGGAGACGTTGACAATGATACT aATAGTGAATTGGCAGTAGGTAACTTACAAGGAGATCTTGCTGTTTTCAAAAAAGAGCACAAGTTTCCATGGGCTGAAGCTCATGATTTGGGGATG gTTATGGTCGTTATTATAggtgatattttgaatatagGGAAG aattttactaTCTGTATTAGCGGTGAAGGACTTTGtacattgtttgaaattaaaaatgagtataat gagCTAGAAAGGAGAAGTTTGTTACCCTTTTATTCCCAAAAGCTGCCTGCTAATACTAAAGTTGCACTTTTGACTGATGTTG acAATGATGGTGAACTTGAACTTATATTGGGACTTACTGATCATGTATTAAGAACATACAGGTGGGTCAAACTGGGTCAG GGGCCGAATGACTTATCAGGAAAATTAGTTGGACTGCATAAATTAGAATTAGCTGATcaa atTGGCTCTATATCATTAAATCCCTCAAATAATGGAAGTCCATTCATATTGGTTGCACAGTCAGGTGGTACTTACATGCATTTCCAGTGTTTGcttgaaaatgatgaaattgatGAGAATgg tcCTGATTCCTTAAAACTAACGACTCCTGTGCATCATGCTCTTGCTTCTAGTCGAATGCGAAATCCAAATATTTCATCTGAAATTTTAGGCGGTATATGTGGAGTCCGAAATGGAAAGCCTACAGATTCTTTAATTGCTGTAGCAACTTTAGATG GGACATTAATGCTAGTTGATGGTGATGAAATTCTGTGGTCTTTTCAAGTTGATCATCAGCTTTTTGCCATTACAAAACTAGACCTTATT gGTAATGGAGAAGAAGGTGTAATAGCATGTGCTTGGGATGGTCAAACTTATATGGTAAACCAAGAGAAGCAATCTGTAAGGTTTCAATTTGATGAACCAGTTTCTGCATTCACTTcag GGAAATATTCTGTTTCTAGTGGTTCTTCTGTACCAGCTATTGTATATGCAACATTTAGTGACAGAGTTTTCTTATATAGTGATATCCAACTTCCTTCATTTAGTATATGTAATTTTCTTGAAACTATGGAAAAACAACCTGATTCTTCAGATTTACTCACCCAGTTTCCAATCAACA GAGAAGACAAAAGGCATCTTCGTTCATTGTTTTCATATTGCCTCTATGATTTTCCTAATTCAAACAATGAAGAAGaattaaaagatattgaaagctga